In Edaphobacter dinghuensis, one genomic interval encodes:
- a CDS encoding YukJ family protein has translation MPITNYSVLAGDPVSGKVVTGSSTHYQITMNAPGGPFTVAVNIQSVDGSEVLYAIEEGFTPPDVAGLLALPMGMTALESVPGGLALDYVRSQVSGRQMITREQMTLLPQVPAKNFKGNEQERMLAQARSSALQNAVVTLLNMTIADKDGVIYAFGSSYADKGQIDGIHDIHMNQGNPVNNHGSDNGVWQDGALLIHLPSKGTWTAIFIAFQTESWTTDSNGNPA, from the coding sequence ATGCCAATTACAAACTACAGCGTCCTGGCCGGTGACCCGGTCTCGGGCAAGGTGGTCACGGGATCGAGCACGCATTATCAGATCACGATGAACGCTCCCGGCGGCCCGTTTACCGTTGCGGTGAACATTCAATCGGTTGACGGGTCGGAGGTTCTGTATGCGATTGAGGAGGGATTTACGCCTCCCGATGTTGCAGGACTGCTGGCGCTGCCGATGGGAATGACCGCCCTCGAGAGCGTGCCCGGCGGACTGGCGCTCGACTATGTGCGCTCGCAGGTGAGCGGGCGACAGATGATTACGCGGGAGCAGATGACGCTGTTGCCGCAGGTACCAGCCAAAAATTTCAAGGGCAACGAACAGGAGCGCATGCTGGCGCAGGCACGCTCAAGCGCTCTGCAGAACGCCGTAGTAACGCTGTTGAACATGACCATCGCCGACAAAGATGGCGTCATCTACGCCTTTGGCAGCTCGTACGCCGATAAAGGTCAGATCGATGGGATTCACGATATTCACATGAACCAGGGAAACCCTGTGAATAACCACGGCAGTGACAACGGAGTCTGGCAGGACGGCGCTCTGCTGATCCATTTGCCCTCGAAGGGCACATGGACCGCCATCTTCATCGCGTTCCAGACCGAGTCGTGGACGACTGACTCCAACGGAAATCCCGCTTAG
- the folP gene encoding dihydropteroate synthase, which translates to MPLTRRPHFDWSLRSRTLALGQHTLIMGILNVTPDSFSDGGHFYTPEHAPERALAQAHKMLDEGAHILDIGGESTRPNAIPLSADEEQSRILPVIEAILIDRPEAILSIDTHHASTAVCAVEAGVEIVNDVSGHLWDATMTKNCVQLGCGTVLMHTRGRPREWREQPSIPTEEVVPLVLRELKERIDAATSAGIARSRIVLDPGFGFGKRHDENYPLIARLDSLQTLNLPILAGVSRKSFLAEALAPVYEDAPPPPEARLHATTAANVTAILNGAHVIRTHDVRPAVEAAAVADRILAAV; encoded by the coding sequence ATGCCACTCACACGCCGTCCGCATTTTGACTGGAGTCTTCGCAGCCGGACCCTTGCGCTCGGGCAGCACACCCTGATCATGGGCATCCTCAACGTCACTCCAGACAGCTTCTCCGACGGTGGCCACTTTTATACTCCCGAGCATGCGCCCGAACGCGCCCTCGCGCAGGCGCACAAGATGCTCGACGAGGGTGCGCACATTCTCGACATCGGCGGAGAATCCACCCGCCCCAATGCCATACCGCTCTCGGCCGACGAGGAGCAGTCGCGGATTCTTCCTGTCATCGAAGCGATCCTCATCGATAGACCTGAGGCCATTCTTTCGATCGACACCCATCACGCTTCGACCGCCGTTTGCGCCGTTGAGGCCGGGGTCGAAATCGTCAACGACGTCAGCGGCCATCTATGGGATGCCACCATGACCAAAAACTGTGTTCAATTGGGATGCGGCACCGTCCTGATGCATACACGGGGTCGTCCGCGCGAGTGGCGCGAGCAGCCTTCGATCCCAACCGAGGAGGTTGTTCCGCTAGTACTCCGCGAGTTGAAGGAACGTATCGATGCAGCGACCTCGGCCGGAATTGCACGGAGCAGGATCGTTCTTGACCCGGGCTTCGGCTTCGGCAAGCGGCACGACGAGAACTACCCTCTGATCGCTCGCCTCGACAGTCTCCAGACGCTCAACCTGCCCATCCTCGCCGGGGTCTCGCGCAAGAGCTTTCTGGCCGAGGCTTTGGCCCCGGTTTATGAAGACGCGCCGCCGCCACCCGAAGCACGCCTGCATGCCACCACTGCGGCCAACGTAACGGCCATCCTCAATGGAGCCCACGTCATCCGCACACACGATGTTCGCCCTGCCGTCGAAGCCGCGGCGGTCGCCGACCGTATTCTTGCCGCGGTCTAA
- the fabF gene encoding beta-ketoacyl-ACP synthase II, with translation MEQRRVVVTGLGLICGVGKTASEVWDGLLAGKSGMAEIKAFDLTGHPVRFAAEVKDFDPLLFVDKKEARKMGRFIHFALAASEEAMKHSGLQVTPEIADRFGVHIGSGIGGFDVIEREHSNMLAGGPRKISPFFIPGSIVNLAAGHVSIRYNAKGPNEATATACTSSAHSIGDAFRIIQRGDADAMIAGGTEAAITPMGVGGFAAMKALSTRNDDPEHACRPFDKDRDGFVVGEGAGILIMEELEFAKARGAKILAEVIGYGMSADAFHMTGMAPEGEGCFRAMNAALKSAGISPDKIDYVNAHATSTPLGDALESQAIENVFGERAKNHTLLVSSTKSMTGHLLGGAGGLEAGITILAMLNQMAPPTMNIVELDPQCRLNYVPNKPQAAKIDYALSNSFGFGGTNGSLVFKRWTE, from the coding sequence ATGGAGCAGCGTCGCGTCGTCGTAACCGGCCTCGGCCTCATCTGCGGGGTCGGTAAAACCGCGTCCGAAGTATGGGACGGCCTGCTTGCGGGCAAAAGCGGCATGGCTGAGATCAAAGCGTTTGATCTCACTGGCCACCCTGTCCGCTTCGCGGCAGAGGTCAAGGATTTCGACCCGCTGCTCTTTGTTGATAAAAAAGAGGCTCGCAAGATGGGCCGCTTTATCCACTTTGCGCTCGCCGCCTCCGAAGAGGCGATGAAGCACTCCGGTCTCCAGGTCACGCCTGAGATCGCCGACCGCTTCGGCGTCCACATCGGCTCCGGCATCGGCGGCTTCGATGTCATCGAGCGCGAGCACTCCAATATGCTCGCCGGTGGTCCGCGCAAAATCTCGCCCTTCTTTATCCCGGGCTCGATCGTCAACCTCGCTGCCGGCCACGTCAGCATCCGCTACAACGCCAAGGGGCCAAACGAGGCCACCGCGACCGCCTGCACGTCCAGCGCACACTCCATCGGCGACGCCTTCCGCATCATTCAGCGCGGCGATGCCGATGCCATGATCGCCGGAGGCACCGAGGCCGCCATCACGCCCATGGGCGTCGGCGGATTCGCCGCCATGAAGGCACTGTCGACTCGCAATGACGATCCCGAGCACGCCTGCCGCCCCTTTGACAAAGACCGCGATGGCTTCGTCGTCGGCGAAGGCGCGGGCATCCTCATCATGGAAGAGCTGGAGTTTGCCAAGGCCCGTGGCGCAAAGATCCTCGCCGAAGTCATCGGCTACGGCATGTCCGCCGACGCCTTCCACATGACCGGCATGGCGCCAGAGGGCGAAGGCTGCTTCCGCGCCATGAATGCCGCTCTCAAGAGCGCCGGTATCTCGCCGGATAAGATCGACTACGTCAACGCCCACGCTACCAGCACGCCGTTGGGCGATGCGCTGGAGTCGCAGGCGATCGAAAACGTCTTCGGCGAGCGGGCAAAGAACCACACGCTGCTCGTCAGTTCCACTAAGTCCATGACCGGTCACCTTCTCGGCGGCGCAGGCGGACTTGAAGCGGGCATCACGATCCTCGCCATGCTCAACCAGATGGCACCGCCGACCATGAACATTGTCGAGCTCGATCCTCAGTGCCGCCTGAACTACGTTCCCAATAAGCCGCAAGCTGCGAAGATTGACTACGCTCTCTCGAACTCCTTCGGCTTCGGTGGAACCAACGGCTCGCTCGTCTTCAAGCGCTGGACCGAGTAA
- a CDS encoding VWA domain-containing protein has protein sequence MSIETRFCALLLLLLLPSAVPAFAQEGAPTAQTSNSIHLDVVVTPRSGTPVPDLKEQDFSVLDNKVAQPITSFQAVRGSQAPVEIILLVDGVNTPYMRLAYAREEIDKFLRTNGGHLAHPLSLAIFTDTGTQIQNGFSTDGNALSTVLDQSAIGLRAIRRSSGIYGADERIQLSLETLRRLTAAEAGHPGRKIILWISPGWPLLSGPRIDLTSNQQRKIFSEVVELSTGLRQAHITLYSVDPTGAGESILSNSYFYQEYLKGATKPSDVQLANLSLQVLAAQSGGLVLNGNNDIAGLLQRCVADTSAYYELTFDPPPAEHADEYHHIEVKMADTGLTARSRQGYYAQQR, from the coding sequence ATGTCAATCGAGACTCGTTTCTGCGCTCTGCTCCTCCTTCTGCTTTTACCCTCTGCTGTTCCAGCCTTCGCACAGGAGGGTGCACCCACAGCCCAGACTTCCAACAGCATTCACCTGGATGTCGTGGTCACACCAAGATCGGGAACACCAGTCCCGGACCTGAAGGAGCAGGACTTCTCTGTTCTGGACAATAAGGTTGCACAGCCGATCACATCTTTTCAGGCCGTCCGCGGTTCCCAGGCTCCGGTCGAGATCATTCTGCTCGTCGATGGGGTCAATACCCCATATATGCGTCTCGCCTATGCGCGCGAGGAGATCGACAAGTTCCTGCGGACCAACGGCGGCCACCTCGCGCACCCTCTTTCGCTTGCGATCTTTACCGACACCGGCACCCAGATTCAGAACGGCTTCTCCACCGACGGCAATGCACTGAGCACGGTTCTCGATCAATCCGCCATCGGGCTTCGCGCCATTCGGCGTTCCAGCGGCATCTACGGCGCCGATGAGCGCATTCAACTCTCGCTCGAGACGCTTCGCCGACTCACAGCGGCGGAGGCAGGCCATCCCGGACGCAAGATCATTCTCTGGATCTCTCCCGGTTGGCCGCTGCTCTCAGGCCCTCGTATCGATCTGACTTCGAACCAGCAGCGGAAGATCTTCAGCGAGGTCGTCGAGCTCTCGACAGGCTTGCGGCAGGCGCACATCACCCTCTACAGCGTCGATCCCACAGGCGCCGGCGAGTCTATTCTCAGCAACTCCTACTTCTACCAGGAGTACCTCAAGGGCGCCACCAAGCCGAGCGATGTGCAGCTTGCCAACCTGTCACTGCAGGTACTGGCCGCACAGAGCGGCGGCCTGGTTCTGAACGGCAACAACGACATCGCAGGTCTGCTCCAACGATGCGTTGCAGACACAAGCGCCTACTACGAGCTGACCTTTGATCCGCCCCCTGCCGAACATGCCGACGAGTATCACCATATCGAAGTGAAGATGGCAGACACCGGTCTGACCGCTCGCTCGCGACAGGGATATTATGCGCAGCAGCGATAG
- a CDS encoding DNA recombination protein RmuC yields MQEWMIIWFVVGCVAGAVVGWLIVNSRSQSMRAAAVAQDTEIARLRELIATQKQQMERNEQELVKERGTAAAAREDAAGLRAKMLAEQESAKEKVQALIDVEKSLKESFESLAASALNANSKQLMELAKGELGKQQAEAANKLTEKESAIATLLGPMKDSLARLSAHSQELEVKREGAYTAVLAEIQNIQRSHLDLRKETTQLVQALRAPKVRGNWGEMQLRRCVEFAGMVEHASFDVEKYVKGEDVTIRPDLIVKLPNGRSIIVDAKTPLDAFLDATACEDEALRQGHMLAHARRVKSHLDALSGKGYWKQFPESPDFVVCFLPSEVLFSAALEHDPGLLEYSASSNVLLATPTTLIALLKAVAYGWQQSQIARDAEIIRDAAIKVHEKLVGMHGAILNLGKRLESAGDAYNDMLIKAEGRGGLFSVSRRLRELKIGEKDLTESKAVSVQMRGMEADDWQQVGLSLVADAEIDETGE; encoded by the coding sequence ATGCAAGAGTGGATGATTATATGGTTTGTCGTTGGCTGCGTGGCTGGCGCAGTAGTGGGTTGGCTGATCGTTAACAGCCGTTCGCAGAGCATGCGCGCGGCGGCAGTAGCTCAGGATACAGAGATAGCACGGCTTCGCGAACTGATCGCCACGCAGAAACAACAGATGGAAAGAAATGAGCAAGAGCTGGTGAAAGAGCGTGGGACAGCCGCAGCAGCGCGTGAAGACGCAGCAGGTTTACGAGCGAAGATGCTGGCAGAGCAAGAGTCCGCAAAAGAAAAAGTACAAGCACTCATAGATGTGGAAAAAAGTTTGAAGGAAAGCTTCGAGTCATTGGCGGCGAGCGCTCTCAACGCAAACAGCAAGCAATTGATGGAATTGGCGAAAGGAGAGCTAGGCAAACAACAGGCTGAAGCAGCGAACAAGCTGACAGAAAAGGAATCTGCAATTGCGACGCTGCTGGGACCAATGAAGGACTCGCTGGCTAGGCTGTCTGCACACAGCCAGGAATTGGAGGTGAAGCGCGAGGGAGCATACACCGCGGTTCTGGCTGAGATACAGAATATTCAGCGATCGCATTTAGACCTGAGAAAAGAGACGACTCAGTTGGTGCAGGCACTGCGAGCTCCCAAGGTGCGCGGCAATTGGGGAGAGATGCAGTTGCGTCGCTGCGTCGAGTTTGCAGGTATGGTGGAACATGCGTCGTTTGACGTGGAAAAATATGTGAAGGGTGAAGATGTAACGATTAGGCCTGACCTGATCGTGAAATTACCCAATGGCAGAAGCATAATCGTGGATGCCAAGACGCCGTTGGATGCATTTCTGGATGCTACAGCGTGCGAGGATGAGGCGCTCCGACAAGGACACATGCTCGCCCATGCTAGGCGGGTGAAGAGTCATCTGGACGCGCTTTCAGGCAAAGGATATTGGAAGCAGTTTCCGGAGTCACCGGATTTTGTGGTGTGTTTTTTGCCGAGTGAGGTGCTTTTTAGTGCGGCGCTAGAGCATGATCCTGGGTTGCTGGAGTACAGCGCATCGAGCAATGTGTTGCTGGCGACACCGACGACTCTGATCGCTTTGCTGAAAGCCGTAGCTTACGGATGGCAACAGTCACAGATTGCCCGGGATGCTGAAATAATTCGAGATGCTGCGATTAAGGTCCATGAAAAACTAGTGGGAATGCATGGCGCAATTCTTAATCTCGGCAAGCGCCTAGAGTCAGCTGGAGATGCATACAACGACATGCTAATCAAAGCGGAAGGCCGCGGTGGACTGTTCTCGGTATCGCGGAGGTTGCGAGAGCTTAAGATTGGCGAGAAAGACCTAACGGAGAGCAAGGCGGTTTCGGTGCAGATGCGAGGGATGGAAGCCGATGATTGGCAGCAAGTTGGTTTGTCACTAGTGGCAGATGCTGAGATAGATGAGACGGGGGAATAG
- a CDS encoding acyl carrier protein: MAAVDEKVKQIIVEQLQVDEAEVTPGASFQEDLGADSLDVVELVMQFEEAFDIQIPDEDAEKIKTVKDAVDYIEKHQKAGK; the protein is encoded by the coding sequence ATGGCCGCAGTAGATGAAAAAGTAAAACAGATTATCGTCGAGCAACTTCAAGTGGATGAAGCCGAAGTCACCCCCGGCGCCAGCTTCCAGGAAGACCTCGGGGCCGACTCCCTCGACGTCGTCGAGCTCGTCATGCAGTTCGAAGAGGCCTTCGACATCCAGATCCCCGACGAAGATGCCGAGAAGATCAAGACCGTCAAGGATGCCGTCGATTACATCGAAAAACACCAGAAGGCAGGAAAGTAA
- the dacB gene encoding D-alanyl-D-alanine carboxypeptidase/D-alanyl-D-alanine endopeptidase: MMRFVGRCAVILLGGMMCMPAGAGTGFTKLHKTHRVKPLKLQVARLLADPAVSRSHWGIAVTKMDGKPIYALNAGQFFQPASNAKLFTTAAAMALLGPETTFDTRVAARGVFDGTAKLTGDLVLIGGGDANLSGRALPYLSPAERPVPPPPAPAALRYLEQMADQVAATGLKVVNGDVVGDDTLFPWEPYAADWAIDDTIWGYGSPLSALTINDNQIKVTVTPGDAAGKPATVAIDPAVPYYTLDVSVTTGAAKSESSVQMERLLGSKVLHIYGAIALDAQPDVEEVAIQDPAEYAAIALKAMLEARGIEVTGVARSEHWDLRERRGFLDQTNEPLDPGLLDGRLGTGCGDAGRPELRAGEKVIASHQSSTLLEDVVATNKVSQNLHAELLLHHLGKRLTCTGSTAQGARVVRSFLENAGIDKDDFVFFDGSGLSGHDLVTPQATAKLLQYASTQPWFEDWKSSLPVGGVDGTLAGRFTQTPLKGHVFAKTGTLGEARALSGYIDCASGGTVIFSIMVDNHAPHSRADEAVMDKIVAAIAETN, encoded by the coding sequence ATGATGAGGTTCGTCGGGCGTTGTGCTGTGATTTTGCTGGGTGGGATGATGTGCATGCCGGCGGGGGCGGGAACCGGCTTCACGAAGCTCCACAAGACGCATCGTGTGAAGCCGCTGAAGTTACAGGTGGCAAGGCTGCTGGCCGACCCGGCGGTGTCGCGCTCGCACTGGGGCATCGCCGTCACGAAGATGGATGGCAAGCCAATCTATGCGTTGAATGCAGGACAGTTCTTTCAGCCGGCCAGCAATGCGAAGCTGTTCACCACGGCAGCGGCGATGGCTTTGTTGGGGCCGGAGACGACCTTCGACACACGAGTGGCGGCGCGCGGAGTGTTTGACGGCACTGCGAAGCTGACAGGAGACCTCGTGTTGATTGGAGGCGGGGATGCAAACCTCTCCGGACGTGCATTGCCGTATCTGTCACCTGCGGAGAGGCCAGTCCCACCTCCGCCCGCTCCCGCAGCATTGCGCTATCTGGAGCAGATGGCGGACCAGGTGGCGGCAACCGGGTTGAAAGTGGTAAATGGCGATGTGGTGGGCGACGACACGCTGTTCCCATGGGAACCGTACGCGGCAGATTGGGCGATCGATGACACGATCTGGGGATATGGAAGCCCCCTCTCGGCGCTGACGATCAATGACAACCAGATCAAGGTGACGGTGACACCCGGCGATGCTGCGGGGAAGCCCGCGACCGTGGCCATCGATCCTGCGGTGCCGTACTACACGTTGGACGTTTCAGTAACGACAGGCGCGGCGAAGAGTGAAAGCTCAGTGCAGATGGAGCGGCTGCTCGGATCGAAGGTTCTGCACATTTATGGAGCGATTGCTCTGGATGCGCAGCCCGATGTGGAAGAGGTGGCGATTCAAGATCCAGCCGAGTATGCGGCGATAGCGTTGAAGGCGATGCTGGAAGCCCGTGGGATCGAAGTGACTGGGGTGGCTCGGTCTGAGCATTGGGACCTTCGTGAACGGCGCGGCTTTCTCGACCAGACAAACGAGCCACTCGATCCGGGCCTTCTGGACGGAAGACTCGGGACGGGATGCGGAGACGCTGGCCGCCCTGAGCTGCGTGCCGGAGAGAAGGTGATTGCCTCGCACCAATCATCCACCCTGCTGGAAGATGTGGTGGCGACCAACAAGGTCTCACAGAACCTGCATGCTGAGCTGTTGTTGCATCACCTTGGGAAGCGCCTGACGTGTACTGGATCGACAGCGCAGGGAGCGCGAGTGGTCCGGTCTTTTCTTGAGAACGCAGGAATTGATAAGGACGATTTCGTCTTTTTCGATGGTTCAGGCCTGAGCGGGCATGACCTGGTGACACCACAGGCCACGGCAAAGCTGTTGCAGTATGCCAGCACACAGCCATGGTTTGAGGATTGGAAGTCTTCACTTCCAGTCGGTGGCGTGGATGGAACGCTCGCCGGACGGTTCACGCAAACCCCGTTGAAGGGGCATGTCTTCGCCAAGACAGGCACGCTGGGGGAGGCGCGTGCGCTTTCGGGCTATATCGATTGCGCGAGCGGGGGGACGGTGATCTTCTCCATCATGGTGGATAACCACGCTCCCCACAGCCGCGCGGACGAGGCTGTAATGGACAAGATCGTGGCGGCGATTGCAGAGACGAATTAG